Genomic segment of Streptomyces longhuiensis:
GCCTCGGCGAGCCGGCGCTGCACGCCCGTCACCCGTCTGACCTCGCCCGCGAGGCCGACTTCACCGATCGCGACGAGGTTTTTGGGAAGCGGGGTGTCGCTCGCGGCGCTGGCGAGGGCGAGGGCGATCGCGAGGTCCGCGGCGGGCTCGGAGAGCTTCACGCCGCCGACGGTCGCGGAGTAGATGTCCCGCTTCCCCAGGGCGCTGATCCGCCCGCGCTGCTCCAGCACGGCGAGCATCATCGAGACGCGAGACGTCTCCAGACCGGACGTGGTGCGCCGAGGGGACGGGATCTGGGAGTCGACGGTGAGGGCCTGGACCTCGGCGACGAGAGGCCGCCGCCCCTCCAGGGTGACGGTCAGGCAGGTGCCCGGGACGGGTTCGTCGCGACGGGTGAGGAACAGCCCGCTGGGGTCGGCGAGTCCGGTGATGCCTTCGTCGTGCAACTCGAAGCAGCCGACCTCGTCGGTCGTCCCGTACCGGTTCTTCACGCCGCGCACGAGGCGCAGGCGCGCGTGCCGGTCGCCTTCGAAGGAGAGGACGACGTCCACGAGGTGCTCGAGGAGGCGGGGTCCGGCGATGGCGCCGTCCTTGGTGACGTGACCCACGAGGAGGGTGGCCATGCCGCGCTCCTTGGAGGCGCGGATCAGGGCGCCGGCGACCTCGCGGACCTGGGCCATGCCGCCGGGGGCGCCGTCGATCTCGGGGGAGGCGACGGTCTGTACGGAGTCCATGATCAGGAGGCTGGGCTTGACGGCGTCCAAGTGGCCGAGGACCGCGGACAGATCGGTCTCGGCGGCGAGATACAGATGGTCGTCGATCGCCTTGATGCGGTCGGCGCGCATCCGGACCTGGCTGGCCGACTCCTCGCCCGTGACGTACAGGGTGCGGTGCTCGTCGCTGGCGGCCTTGGCGGCGACGTCGAGCAGGAGGGTGGACTTGCCGACGCCGGGCTCGCCCGCGACCAGGACGACGGCGCCGGGGACGAGGCCCCCGCCGAGGACCCGGTCGAGCTCGGGCACGCCGGTGGAACGGGCGGTGGCCTGCCGGGCGTCGACCTGGCCGATCGGGACGGCGGACGTCGTGACCCGGCCGGGCGCGGTCGTCCGCACGGCGGGCGCGCCGTACTCCTCGACCGTCCCCCACGCCTGGCACTCGCCGCAGCGACCCAGCCATTTCGCCGTCTGCCAGCCGCACTCGGTGCAGCGGTAGGACGGCCGGTCCTTGCCGGATTTCGTACGGGCAGCCATGCACCGAACCGTAACCGAGACCACTGACAAGCCGGCGCCGACCACCATCACCCCGCCGCCACCTGCCGCTACCCGCCTCCCGCCACCACCCGTCGCCGCACGGAGGGCCCCGCGCCGGGTGTGCGCCCGTGCGCCCCGGCGCACATATATGCGCCGAGCGCATGTTCCCTTGTACGGAATTTAGTATTCCCGTCCCCCTTTGAGGGATCGTTTCACCCGTACGGATTAAATGTCCCCAAGGGGGAGGAAGGGTGCGCCACCATCCGCCTACGGTCGCACGGGTGATGACCAGCAGGCCGGAAACCCCCACGCAGACCACCGGCGCACACCGGGCGCACCGCGACGGGCCCGGGCGACCTGCGCCGCGGGCCGTACCCGCGCGCCCGACATCGCGCTACGAGCCTTACCTGGACGGCCTGTTCACGTACTGCCTGTCCGTCCTGTGCGATCACGACGACGCCGTCGCGGCGCTGGGCAATGCCCTGGCGCTCGCCGAACGCCGCGGCTCCCGCGGCCCCGAAACCGAGAGCGACCGTAAGGCGTGGCTGTACGCGCTCGCGCGCTGGTCGTGCCTGCGGGCGCTGGCGGAGGCGAAGCGTCGCAGACAGGGGACGCACTCGGGCCGCGCCCACCCCGAAGCCCCGCA
This window contains:
- the radA gene encoding DNA repair protein RadA — encoded protein: MAARTKSGKDRPSYRCTECGWQTAKWLGRCGECQAWGTVEEYGAPAVRTTAPGRVTTSAVPIGQVDARQATARSTGVPELDRVLGGGLVPGAVVLVAGEPGVGKSTLLLDVAAKAASDEHRTLYVTGEESASQVRMRADRIKAIDDHLYLAAETDLSAVLGHLDAVKPSLLIMDSVQTVASPEIDGAPGGMAQVREVAGALIRASKERGMATLLVGHVTKDGAIAGPRLLEHLVDVVLSFEGDRHARLRLVRGVKNRYGTTDEVGCFELHDEGITGLADPSGLFLTRRDEPVPGTCLTVTLEGRRPLVAEVQALTVDSQIPSPRRTTSGLETSRVSMMLAVLEQRGRISALGKRDIYSATVGGVKLSEPAADLAIALALASAASDTPLPKNLVAIGEVGLAGEVRRVTGVQRRLAEAHRLGFTHALVPSDPGKVPAGMKVTEVADMGDALRVLPRSRRREAPRETEERR